In Brassica rapa cultivar Chiifu-401-42 chromosome A06, CAAS_Brap_v3.01, whole genome shotgun sequence, a single window of DNA contains:
- the LOC103871344 gene encoding ubiquitin-conjugating enzyme E2 20, producing MAAVNGYQGNTPAADPPASNGSKQSAPPTKTVDSQSVLKRLQSELMGLMMGGDPGISAFPEEDNIFCWKGTITGSKDTVFEGTEYRLSLSFSNDYPFKPPKIKFQTTCFHPNVDLYGNICLDILQDKWSSAYDVRTILLSIQSLLGEPNISSPLNTQAAQLWSNQEEYRKMVEKLYKPPSA from the exons ATGGCTGCCGTGAATGGGTACCAAGGGAATACTCCTGCCGCAGATCCTCCGGCTTCAAACGGATCAAAGCAATCTGCGCCTCCGACTAAGACTGTTGACAGCCAATCTGTTCTCAAAAG GTTGCAATCTGAACTCATGGGATTAATG ATGGGTGGTGACCCGGGAATATCTGCTTTCCCAGAGGAAGACAACATCTTCTGTTGGAAAGGGACGATAACAGGAAGCAAAGACACTGTCTTTGAAGGAACTGAGTACAGGCTCTCCCTCTCTTTCTCCAATGACTATCCTTTCAAACCTCCAAAGATCAAGTTCCAGACTACTTGCTTCCACCCCAACGTTGATCTCTATGGCAATATCTGCTTGGACATTCTTCAG GATAAATGGTCGTCTGCTTATGACGTGAGGACAATACTACTGTCGATTCAGAGCCTTCTGGGAG AACCAAACATCAGCTCGCCATTGAACACTCAAGCAGCTCAGCTCTGGAGCAACCAAGAAG AGTATAGGAAGATGGTTGAGAAGCTCTACAAGCCTCCCAGTGCATGA